A window of Panicum virgatum strain AP13 chromosome 8K, P.virgatum_v5, whole genome shotgun sequence contains these coding sequences:
- the LOC120645670 gene encoding uncharacterized protein At1g05835-like, with amino-acid sequence MGVTDRLQTRKGKQMLGATPAAAILVACMLLCTASSSSGAAAGGCPPSSIVVTQSGTGEWAHGQPVYAVAVRNTCGCAQSDVKVDCAGFDTTLAIDPAKLEVPPAGGGGLCLVNGGAPVTPGRDVTFSYAWSKQFGFRPVSSTVAC; translated from the coding sequence ATGGGTGTTACGGATCGACTCCAGACTCGCAAAGGCAAACAGATGCTGggcgcgacgccggcggcggcgatcctcGTGGCCTGCATGCTGCTCTGCACGGcgagcagcagctccggcgccgccgccggcggctgccCGCCGTCGAGCATCGTGGTGACGCAGTCCGGCACGGGGGAGTGGGCGCACGGGCAGCCGGTGTACGCGGTGGCGGTGCGCAACacgtgcggctgcgcccagtcCGACGTGAAGGTGGACTGCGCCGGGTTCGACACCACCCTGGCCATCGACCCCGCGAAGCTCGAGGtcccgccggccggcggcggcgggctgtgCCTCGTCAACGGCGGCGCTCCCGTGACGCCGGGGCGGGACGTGACGTTCAGCTACGCCTGGAGCAAGCAGTTCGGCTTCCGGCCGGTCTCATCGACGGTGGCGTGCTAG